One window from the genome of Mumia sp. ZJ1417 encodes:
- a CDS encoding glycoside hydrolase family 3 protein, translating to MRLSSRILQVTASAVLLAGLALVPTSAQAADPPWMDTSLSPDERADLLAAVMTLDQKLTLFEGSGAGAVAIPELGIPARREIDGATGVITGGTPTTAFPAGLAIASTWNLARARQFGQQVGLETHLTGFSGWAGPEVDLLRTPYSGRQWGSFGEDPLLGGLIPAAAVDGVDQTNDTNGVYSIVKHYNVYNQETQRTTLDAVLDERTLREIYTRQWEPIVAEEPGVIMCAFPKVNGSPSCENPHLLWDILKGELGFEGWVSSDFNACKSLDAYVYGTDVCGPSFPDPAQLRAAVLDGTIPAERWDDMVHRVLRTYFADGLMDNPPPGSLENPRPDPEALPDDVVADGRERAYRTAVEGSVLLHNRRDALPLDGRDLDSVAVIGESADRYIQGFGSDTVIDPTNVSTVVEGIEDRAGTGVDVTHVAGGDPVRAGDNMPGDQPVPSSVLQPAEGTGDGLAAEWFTTPDLSGTPVASRVEDQVNWGQGLVGTLAGFGYDPTPAPKLPDAILAAEEPSARWTGTLEPTVSGRYSLGLTLLGSATLWVNDEEVLTASADRIRQESVDLNLQAGESYDVRIEYVADAPDQCCIVTSNFGPGVRFTWRPPVANASPQIDEAVEAASEADVAVVVATNYMGESLDRGDLVLPQDQDRLIRAVAQANPNTVVVLATGGAVPLPWLSRVDAVMEAWYPGQEQGRAIAALLFGEENFSGKLPLSWPRSDRQVERGLNLESPFPDVNNPNITVDYDDGVFVGYRGYEENGVRPLYPFGHGLSYSSFRYRNVRVDNPRARDDARPNAYRPGRVQVRVTNTSRRTSTETVQLYNGRLNTDRAETPPKQLLGWAQVTLGPRETRWVTIPIELYTPEHKLAYWDTEWGYWITPTGRTRLYVGSSSQDIRFTRTLTVRRP from the coding sequence ATGCGACTCAGCTCACGGATCCTCCAGGTGACGGCGTCCGCCGTACTCCTTGCAGGACTGGCACTCGTCCCAACGAGTGCCCAGGCCGCCGACCCGCCCTGGATGGATACGTCATTGAGTCCCGACGAGCGGGCCGACCTGCTCGCCGCCGTCATGACGCTCGACCAGAAGCTGACGCTCTTCGAGGGCAGCGGCGCGGGGGCGGTCGCCATCCCCGAGCTCGGGATCCCCGCGCGGCGTGAGATCGACGGCGCCACCGGGGTGATCACCGGCGGGACACCGACGACGGCGTTCCCGGCCGGCCTCGCGATCGCCTCGACCTGGAACCTCGCGCGCGCTCGCCAGTTCGGGCAGCAGGTCGGACTCGAGACGCACCTGACCGGGTTCAGTGGTTGGGCCGGCCCGGAGGTCGATCTGCTGCGAACTCCCTACAGCGGACGGCAGTGGGGCTCGTTCGGTGAAGACCCGTTGCTCGGCGGACTGATCCCGGCCGCGGCCGTCGACGGGGTCGACCAGACGAACGACACCAACGGCGTGTACTCGATCGTCAAGCACTACAACGTCTACAACCAGGAGACCCAGCGGACGACGCTCGACGCGGTCCTCGACGAACGCACCCTGCGCGAGATCTACACCCGGCAGTGGGAGCCGATCGTCGCCGAGGAGCCCGGCGTCATCATGTGCGCGTTCCCGAAGGTCAACGGCAGCCCGTCCTGCGAGAACCCGCACCTCCTGTGGGACATCCTCAAGGGTGAGCTCGGCTTCGAGGGCTGGGTGAGCTCCGACTTCAACGCGTGCAAGAGCCTGGACGCCTACGTCTACGGCACCGACGTGTGCGGTCCCAGTTTCCCCGACCCGGCGCAGCTGCGTGCGGCCGTCCTGGACGGGACGATCCCGGCGGAGCGGTGGGACGACATGGTGCACCGCGTCCTGCGTACGTACTTCGCCGACGGGCTGATGGACAACCCACCGCCGGGAAGCCTCGAGAACCCACGGCCGGATCCCGAGGCGTTGCCGGACGACGTGGTCGCGGACGGCCGCGAGCGGGCGTACCGGACTGCCGTCGAGGGCTCGGTGCTGCTGCACAACCGCCGCGACGCCCTGCCGCTCGACGGGCGCGACCTCGACTCTGTCGCGGTCATCGGTGAGTCCGCCGACCGCTACATCCAGGGCTTCGGCAGCGACACCGTCATCGATCCGACGAACGTGAGCACCGTCGTCGAGGGGATCGAGGACCGGGCCGGCACCGGGGTCGACGTCACGCACGTCGCGGGCGGCGATCCTGTCCGCGCCGGAGACAACATGCCAGGCGACCAGCCCGTACCGTCGAGCGTCCTGCAGCCTGCAGAGGGGACGGGCGACGGGCTCGCCGCCGAGTGGTTCACGACCCCGGACCTCTCCGGGACGCCGGTTGCCAGCCGGGTCGAGGACCAGGTGAACTGGGGCCAGGGGCTGGTCGGCACGCTCGCCGGATTCGGGTACGACCCGACACCGGCGCCGAAGCTCCCGGACGCGATCCTCGCGGCCGAGGAGCCGTCGGCACGCTGGACCGGGACGCTCGAGCCGACCGTGAGCGGGCGCTACTCGCTCGGGCTCACGCTCCTGGGCAGCGCCACGCTCTGGGTGAACGACGAGGAAGTGCTCACGGCGAGCGCCGACCGGATCCGGCAGGAGTCGGTCGACCTGAACCTGCAGGCGGGGGAGTCGTACGACGTGCGCATCGAGTACGTCGCTGACGCGCCCGACCAGTGCTGCATCGTCACCTCCAACTTCGGGCCCGGCGTCAGGTTCACGTGGCGTCCACCGGTCGCCAACGCCTCGCCGCAGATCGACGAGGCCGTGGAGGCTGCGAGTGAGGCAGACGTCGCCGTCGTCGTCGCGACCAACTACATGGGCGAGTCGCTCGACCGCGGCGACCTGGTCCTCCCGCAGGACCAGGACCGCCTGATTCGCGCCGTGGCGCAGGCCAACCCGAACACGGTGGTGGTGCTGGCCACCGGCGGCGCTGTGCCCCTGCCGTGGCTGAGTCGGGTGGATGCCGTGATGGAGGCTTGGTATCCAGGGCAGGAGCAGGGCCGTGCGATCGCTGCGCTCCTGTTCGGCGAGGAGAACTTCTCCGGCAAGCTGCCGCTGAGCTGGCCGCGCTCGGATCGGCAGGTCGAGCGCGGGCTCAACCTCGAGAGCCCGTTCCCCGACGTCAACAACCCGAACATCACCGTGGACTACGACGACGGGGTCTTCGTCGGCTATCGCGGGTACGAGGAGAACGGCGTGAGGCCGCTCTATCCGTTCGGCCACGGGCTGTCGTACTCGAGCTTCCGCTACCGCAACGTGCGCGTCGACAACCCGCGTGCGCGTGACGACGCGCGTCCGAACGCATACCGGCCGGGACGGGTGCAGGTCAGGGTGACCAACACGAGCAGGCGGACGAGCACCGAGACCGTGCAGCTCTACAACGGGCGGTTGAACACGGACCGCGCCGAGACGCCGCCGAAGCAGCTGCTCGGCTGGGCGCAGGTCACGCTCGGGCCGCGCGAGACGCGGTGGGTCACGATCCCGATCGAGCTCTACACGCCTGAGCACAAGCTCGCGTACTGGGACACCGAGTGGGGCTACTGGATCACGCCCACCGGCAGGACCCGCCTGTACGTCGGCAGCTCGTCACAGGACATCCGCTTCACTCGGACGCTGACCGTACGGAGGCCGTGA